A genomic window from Microbacterium sp. H1-D42 includes:
- a CDS encoding polysaccharide biosynthesis tyrosine autokinase, translating to MDLRDYIRALRRNLVVVIAATVIGLCAGAIVGLTTPQRFEASTQLMVSVDAGSAASPAELAQGNSYALQVAESYRSVLTSSLVLQPVIDDLGLDVTTRQLAGKVTASLAPRGVIITVAVTDANPGQAARLANAIGDSFSSVITDELEQRQNETAYSIRIIPVQTATVPTTPSAPNLRLSVILGGLVGLAAGVGIALLREVLDRRIRTLEDVERTIDAPVLGGISLDPEASTRPLIMANAPLDPRAEAFRSLRTNVRFLFPSGGSGVFVVTSAGPSEGKSTTAANLAIALGESGYRVALVDADMRKPRVAGLLGIEGAIGLSDVLIGRVAVNDVMQRWGRGTFFALPAGTVPPNPAELLGSDAMKALIADLEAAFDVIIFDAPPVLPVTDAAVLSRLTTGVLLVAAAEATTTDNLAAAATRIEAADGKVLGTVVTMLPIRGADKTAYGTYGYGALAKS from the coding sequence ATGGACCTTCGCGACTACATCCGCGCGCTGCGACGAAACCTCGTCGTGGTCATCGCGGCCACGGTCATCGGGCTCTGTGCCGGGGCGATCGTCGGGCTCACCACCCCGCAGCGGTTCGAGGCGTCGACGCAGCTGATGGTGTCAGTGGATGCCGGCAGCGCGGCTTCGCCCGCAGAACTCGCACAGGGCAACAGTTACGCCCTGCAGGTCGCCGAAAGCTACCGCAGCGTGCTGACCAGCTCGCTGGTGCTGCAGCCGGTGATCGACGACCTCGGGCTCGACGTCACTACCCGCCAGCTGGCCGGCAAGGTCACCGCCAGCCTCGCCCCGCGCGGCGTGATCATCACCGTGGCCGTCACCGACGCGAATCCTGGCCAGGCCGCACGCCTCGCCAACGCGATCGGCGACAGCTTCTCGTCGGTGATCACCGATGAACTCGAGCAGCGCCAGAACGAGACTGCCTACAGCATCCGCATCATCCCGGTGCAGACGGCGACTGTGCCCACCACGCCCTCTGCTCCCAACCTGCGGCTCTCGGTGATCCTCGGAGGGCTCGTCGGGCTGGCAGCCGGCGTCGGAATCGCGCTGCTGCGCGAGGTGCTCGACCGTCGCATCCGCACGCTCGAAGACGTGGAGCGCACGATCGACGCACCGGTACTCGGTGGCATCTCGCTCGACCCCGAGGCATCGACCAGGCCACTGATCATGGCGAACGCGCCACTCGACCCGCGCGCCGAGGCGTTCCGCAGCCTGCGCACCAACGTGCGTTTCCTCTTCCCGTCCGGCGGCAGCGGCGTCTTCGTGGTGACCAGCGCCGGCCCCAGTGAGGGCAAGTCGACCACCGCCGCCAACCTGGCCATCGCTCTTGGCGAATCCGGCTACCGAGTCGCCCTGGTCGACGCCGACATGCGCAAGCCACGCGTCGCGGGACTGCTCGGCATCGAGGGGGCCATCGGGCTCAGCGATGTGCTGATCGGGCGGGTTGCGGTGAACGACGTGATGCAGCGCTGGGGGCGCGGCACGTTCTTCGCACTGCCCGCGGGCACGGTGCCGCCGAACCCTGCCGAGCTGCTCGGCTCTGACGCGATGAAGGCCCTCATCGCCGACCTCGAGGCGGCGTTCGACGTGATCATCTTCGACGCGCCGCCCGTGCTGCCGGTCACCGACGCAGCCGTGCTGTCGCGGCTGACCACGGGTGTGCTGCTCGTGGCTGCCGCAGAGGCGACCACCACCGACAACCTCGCCGCCGCCGCTACGCGCATCGAAGCCGCCGACGGAAAGGTGCTCGGCACGGTCGTGACGATGCTGCCCATCCGCGGCGCCGACAAGACCGCGTACGGCACGTACGGATACGGCGCACTGGCAAAGTCTTGA
- a CDS encoding polysaccharide biosynthesis tyrosine autokinase translates to MELRDYVRILHKNWILILILLLLGLAGGAGYAALQAPKYVASTQLYVSVRTEGAATGDLVQGTTFARQMVTSYVDVVNTALVLEPVIEELGLDVSVNGLAPSVSASAPLNTVLIDISVTNGDPEQAAKIANAVATSFTNVVQGTLEQPAAEGAASPVLVTVTEPAVAPTSATSPNVRMLIVLGGLLGLALGIGIAMLRTVLDTRIHTLSDLEGITERPMLGGIAYDPDAQKRPLIVHADPRSPRAESFRTLRTNLQFLDVEGGPRIFVVSSAGPGEGKSTTTANLAIALAETGARVALIDGDLRLPRIADYMGLEGGVGLTDVLIGRIDVADALQKWGPNELFVLTSGRIPPNPSELLGSAAMNNVLKPLGEYFDYVLIDAPPLLLVTDAAVLGKKTRGVILVAASGKTKKQELTGAVRSLTTAGVDLLGTVVTMLPTKGPDSYGYGAYTYGSTHDIDQLSPELSAAQAKPKRRAKAGV, encoded by the coding sequence GTGGAGCTTCGCGACTACGTACGCATCCTGCACAAGAACTGGATCCTGATCCTGATCCTGCTCTTGCTCGGGCTGGCCGGCGGTGCCGGATACGCGGCCCTGCAGGCGCCGAAGTACGTGGCATCGACCCAGCTGTACGTCTCGGTGCGCACCGAAGGCGCCGCAACCGGCGACCTCGTGCAGGGCACCACCTTCGCCCGCCAGATGGTGACCAGCTACGTCGATGTCGTCAACACGGCGCTCGTGCTGGAGCCGGTGATCGAGGAACTCGGACTGGACGTGTCGGTCAATGGCCTCGCGCCAAGCGTGTCGGCGTCGGCACCGCTGAACACCGTGCTCATCGATATCTCGGTCACCAACGGCGACCCTGAGCAGGCCGCCAAGATCGCCAATGCGGTCGCAACCAGCTTCACGAATGTCGTGCAGGGCACCCTCGAGCAGCCTGCCGCCGAAGGCGCCGCCAGCCCCGTGCTGGTCACCGTCACCGAGCCCGCCGTCGCACCCACATCAGCCACCAGCCCGAACGTGCGGATGCTGATCGTGCTCGGCGGCCTGCTCGGCCTGGCGCTCGGCATCGGAATCGCCATGCTGCGCACGGTGCTCGACACGCGCATCCACACGCTCAGTGACCTCGAGGGAATCACCGAGCGCCCGATGCTCGGCGGCATCGCCTACGACCCCGACGCCCAGAAGCGCCCGCTGATCGTGCACGCCGACCCGCGCAGCCCTCGGGCCGAGTCGTTCCGCACCCTGCGCACCAACCTGCAGTTCCTCGACGTCGAGGGCGGGCCGCGCATCTTCGTCGTCTCGAGCGCGGGCCCCGGTGAGGGCAAGTCGACCACCACCGCGAACCTCGCGATCGCACTGGCCGAGACGGGCGCGCGCGTAGCGCTGATCGACGGCGACCTTCGTCTGCCGCGCATCGCCGACTACATGGGCCTTGAGGGCGGCGTCGGCCTGACCGACGTGCTGATCGGACGCATCGACGTCGCGGACGCCCTGCAGAAGTGGGGGCCGAACGAACTGTTCGTGCTCACCAGCGGACGCATCCCCCCGAACCCGAGCGAGCTGCTCGGGTCGGCGGCGATGAACAACGTGCTCAAGCCGCTCGGCGAGTACTTCGACTACGTGCTGATCGATGCCCCTCCCCTGCTGCTCGTCACGGATGCCGCAGTGCTCGGCAAGAAGACCCGCGGCGTGATCCTCGTGGCGGCCTCAGGAAAGACCAAGAAGCAGGAGCTCACTGGTGCCGTGCGCTCGCTGACCACCGCCGGCGTCGACCTGCTCGGCACCGTGGTGACGATGCTGCCGACGAAGGGCCCAGACAGCTACGGCTACGGCGCGTACACGTACGGATCGACGCACGACATCGATCAGCTGTCGCCTGAGCTGTCTGCAGCGCAGGCCAAGCCGAAGCGGCGCGCGAAAGCTGGCGTCTGA
- a CDS encoding PqqD family protein: MTDFFDVTAIGVRVRVTSDGVPAETIERVRASWVDAVVPAQAEADATVVADPAREADSLAQRLTVDVTLAALKHRRGELLMFHAAGVADSQGRVAAFVGPSGRGKTTLSGALGRQYGYVSDETVGADLDGRVLPYRKPLSVVREGAPKQQIAPSEFGMLPVGEHPLRLDAIAVLDRDATVEEPVIEAVAFCDAVAEIVPQMSYFAELPTPLQTLAAVVDRIGGLTRVRYSDAESVTPLVPKLLAHRAAPEVWHPVPPPASLELLGGGYWAPNVVDAVRFGDRTALLTRTSVQVLDGIGPAVWDALCAGHGADGIVDAAIAEFGVPPEGDARTIVQSTLDQFVGAGILKPTSGGLPEDG, from the coding sequence ATGACCGACTTCTTCGACGTCACAGCCATCGGCGTCCGCGTGCGCGTCACTTCTGACGGTGTGCCCGCTGAGACCATCGAACGGGTGCGTGCGTCGTGGGTCGACGCGGTCGTTCCTGCGCAGGCTGAGGCGGATGCCACGGTCGTGGCCGACCCGGCCCGCGAAGCCGATTCACTTGCCCAGCGACTCACGGTCGATGTCACTCTCGCGGCGCTCAAGCATCGCCGCGGCGAGTTGCTGATGTTCCACGCCGCCGGTGTCGCCGACAGTCAGGGCCGTGTCGCCGCCTTCGTCGGCCCGTCGGGCCGGGGCAAGACCACGCTCAGCGGCGCGCTCGGTCGTCAGTACGGCTATGTCTCCGATGAGACGGTCGGCGCAGACCTCGACGGCCGGGTGCTGCCGTATCGCAAACCGCTCTCCGTCGTGCGCGAGGGGGCACCGAAGCAGCAGATCGCGCCGAGCGAGTTCGGGATGCTGCCCGTGGGCGAACACCCCTTGCGCCTCGACGCCATCGCGGTCCTCGATCGTGATGCCACGGTTGAAGAGCCTGTCATCGAGGCGGTCGCCTTCTGCGACGCGGTCGCCGAGATCGTGCCGCAGATGAGCTACTTCGCGGAGCTTCCGACTCCGCTGCAGACGCTTGCCGCGGTCGTTGACCGCATCGGCGGGCTCACTCGCGTGCGGTATTCGGATGCTGAGAGCGTGACGCCCCTGGTACCGAAGCTGCTCGCGCATCGCGCTGCGCCCGAGGTGTGGCATCCGGTGCCTCCGCCTGCGAGCCTCGAGTTGCTCGGCGGTGGGTACTGGGCCCCCAACGTCGTGGATGCAGTGCGTTTCGGTGATCGCACTGCGCTGCTGACCAGGACCAGTGTGCAGGTGCTCGACGGCATCGGCCCCGCGGTATGGGATGCGTTGTGCGCCGGACACGGCGCCGACGGAATCGTCGATGCCGCCATCGCCGAATTCGGCGTCCCGCCCGAAGGTGATGCGCGCACGATCGTGCAGAGCACGCTCGACCAGTTCGTCGGCGCGGGCATCCTCAAGCCCACATCAGGTGGTCTGCCGGAAGACGGCTGA
- a CDS encoding MauE/DoxX family redox-associated membrane protein produces the protein MSIIPVVLVAAVLVASGIAKLRHPDDLTGWTELGVPAILRRMWLLKFHPWGEIALGGALAVLGGMLGELAAIVALVLMLGYLIFVARIVRAGTDASCACFGTRKRITGATVVRNAWYVLLSAAAAATAWANPLWGGPLAASDAGDWAWLLGLAAAGVTVAVTMWPVPADEPAPAETLSPGIPTAMASDDDDELDYVRTRTPSVPVTRADGELLDLRQLSMTGQPMMALHMRPGCGSCVIVHERLDDIRAMLPEISVRLLLTEMPDESKWTEGAEPQSLHDPNNYVRNSIDEWGTPTAVLFGLDGLLAGGPVNGADAIFAFIDDIYESLHGERPAQPLAETH, from the coding sequence TTGAGCATCATTCCCGTCGTGCTGGTCGCTGCTGTGCTCGTCGCCAGCGGCATCGCCAAGCTTCGCCACCCCGACGACCTGACGGGGTGGACCGAGCTCGGTGTGCCCGCGATCCTGCGTCGCATGTGGCTGTTGAAGTTCCACCCATGGGGTGAGATCGCACTTGGAGGGGCGCTTGCGGTTCTGGGCGGGATGCTCGGCGAACTCGCCGCGATCGTCGCCCTGGTGCTCATGCTCGGCTATCTGATCTTCGTTGCGCGCATCGTGCGCGCCGGCACTGACGCCAGCTGCGCCTGCTTCGGCACTCGCAAGCGCATCACGGGGGCGACGGTGGTCCGCAACGCCTGGTACGTGCTGCTCAGCGCCGCGGCCGCGGCGACGGCGTGGGCGAATCCCCTGTGGGGTGGCCCGCTGGCTGCCTCGGATGCCGGTGACTGGGCCTGGCTGCTCGGCTTGGCCGCCGCGGGCGTGACGGTTGCCGTGACGATGTGGCCCGTGCCGGCCGACGAGCCGGCGCCCGCAGAAACGCTCAGTCCCGGGATCCCCACGGCAATGGCATCCGATGACGACGACGAACTCGACTACGTCCGCACCCGCACCCCCTCGGTGCCTGTCACGCGCGCTGACGGAGAACTGCTCGATCTGCGTCAGCTGAGCATGACCGGCCAGCCGATGATGGCGCTGCACATGCGCCCCGGCTGCGGGTCATGCGTGATCGTGCACGAACGGCTCGACGACATCCGCGCGATGCTGCCCGAGATCAGCGTGCGCCTGCTGCTGACCGAGATGCCAGATGAGTCGAAATGGACTGAGGGCGCAGAGCCGCAGTCGCTGCACGACCCGAACAACTATGTGCGCAACTCGATCGACGAATGGGGCACCCCCACGGCGGTGCTGTTCGGCCTCGACGGTCTGCTCGCCGGTGGTCCGGTGAACGGCGCCGACGCGATCTTCGCGTTCATCGACGACATCTACGAGAGCCTGCACGGAGAGCGCCCGGCACAGCCGCTCGCCGAAACCCACTAG
- the rfbA gene encoding glucose-1-phosphate thymidylyltransferase RfbA: MKGIILAGGSGSRLHPITLGVSKQLVPVYDKPMVYYPLSTLMLAGIRDILVITTPHDAAHFERLLGDGSQFGISLTFAQQPSPDGLAQAFTIGADFIGDDSVALVLGDNLLYGPGLGTRLSRFSDIDGGAVFAYWVAEPSAYGVVEFDGAGVAVSLEEKPAMPKSNYAVPGLYFYDNDVVEIARSLAPSARGEYEITDVNRAYLRRGKLQVEVLPRGTAWLDTGTFDQMTDAADYVRTMERRTGMKIGCPEEVAWRQGFLSDGRLRERAEQLVKSGYGTYLLGLLERGDR, from the coding sequence ATGAAGGGGATCATCCTTGCCGGCGGTTCAGGCTCGCGTCTGCACCCGATCACGCTGGGCGTCTCGAAGCAGCTCGTGCCGGTGTATGACAAGCCGATGGTGTATTACCCGTTGTCGACGCTGATGCTCGCGGGCATCCGAGACATTCTGGTGATCACCACGCCCCACGATGCCGCGCATTTCGAGCGTCTGCTCGGGGACGGCTCGCAGTTCGGGATCTCGTTGACGTTCGCGCAGCAGCCGTCGCCCGACGGTTTGGCGCAGGCATTCACGATCGGCGCGGATTTCATCGGCGATGACTCGGTCGCGCTGGTACTCGGCGACAACCTGCTCTACGGACCGGGGCTGGGCACGCGCCTCTCACGGTTCAGTGACATCGATGGCGGCGCGGTGTTCGCGTACTGGGTGGCGGAGCCCTCGGCGTACGGTGTGGTCGAGTTCGACGGCGCCGGAGTCGCGGTGTCGTTGGAGGAGAAGCCTGCGATGCCGAAGAGCAACTACGCGGTGCCCGGCTTGTACTTCTACGACAACGATGTCGTGGAGATTGCGCGGTCACTGGCACCGTCGGCGCGCGGGGAGTATGAGATCACGGATGTGAATCGTGCGTACTTGAGACGCGGCAAGTTGCAGGTGGAGGTGCTCCCGCGGGGCACGGCCTGGCTGGACACCGGCACGTTCGATCAGATGACGGATGCTGCCGACTATGTGCGCACGATGGAGCGTCGCACCGGGATGAAGATCGGATGCCCGGAGGAGGTTGCCTGGCGGCAGGGGTTCTTGTCGGATGGGCGGCTGCGGGAGCGTGCGGAGCAGCTGGTGAAGTCGGGGTACGGGACGTATCTGCTGGGGCTGTTGGAGAGGGGCGACCGGTGA